A segment of the Candidatus Andeanibacterium colombiense genome:
AGGCCGATATCGTCCATCCGGATGCCGGTGCGCTCGAGCAGCTTGGGCACCGCGAACACCGGGCCGACGCCCATTTCATCGGGCTCGGTCCCCGCAACCGCCATCGCGACATAGCGGCCGAGCGGCTGGAGCCCGCGCTGCTCGGCGCGCTTGGCTTCCATCAGGATGCAGGCGGAGGATCCGTCCGACAGCTGGCTGGCGTTGCCCGCGGTGATCACCCCGCCCGGCACCACCGGATTCAGCCCGGCAAGCACCTCGATCGTGGTTTCGGGGCGGTTGCCTTCATCCTTGGCGATGGTGACTTCGCGCTGGCTGGTCTCGCCGGTCTGCTTGTCGGTTACGCTCATCTTGGTCGTGACCGGCACGATCTCGTCGTCGAACCGGCCCGCCGCCTGAGCCGCGGCGACCCGCTGCTGCGATTGCAGCGCATATTTATCCTGGCGTTCGCGGCTGATGCCGTAACGCTGGGCGACCACTTCGGCAGTCTGCAGCATCGGCATGTAGGTCTCGTTCTTCATCGCGATCAGCTCGCGGTCGAAATCGAGGCGAAAATCCTTGGTCTGAACGAGGCTGATCGATTCCTGCCCGCCAGCCGCGACCACATCCATCCCATCGACGATCACCTGCTTGGCCGCGGTCGCGATGCCCATCAGGCCCGAGCCGCACTGGCGGTCGATCGTCATCCCCGGCACCGTAACCGGCAGGCCCGAGCGCAGCGCGACGAGGCGCGCGATATTGGGCGTCTGGGTACCCTGCGGCAGCGCACAGCCCCACACCAGATCGTCGATCTCGGCCCCATCGACCCCGGCGCGTTCGAGCGCGGGCTTCAGCGAATAGGACCCGAGCGTCGCGCCCGGCGTGGCATTGAACCCGCCCTTATAGGCCCGGCCGATCCCGGTGCGGGCGGTGGAAACGATCACGGCATCGCGCATTGTGCTATCCTTCAAAAATACAGCAGGCTGATCCATTCGGCGACGTAGCCGGGCTTGCTCTCACCCTCGATCTCTAGCGTGATCTCGACCGTCTGCTCCCACTGGCCGGGGCGCTTTTCCGCCATGCCGACCAGCTTGAACTGCGCGCGGACCTGCCTGCCCGAACGCACCGGCTGGAGGAACCGCACGCGGTTGCCGCCATAATTCAGCGCCATCTTGATGCCGTCGGGCCGCTGGATGTCGCTCTTCTCGGTCAGCACCGGGATTAGAGACAGCGTCAGGAACCCGTGCGCGATCGTGCCGCCGAACGGGGTCATGGCCGCCATCGCCGGGTTCACGTGGATGAACTGGTGATCGCCGGTCGCGTCGGCGAACTTGTCGATCATCTCCTGATCGATCAGCAGCCATTCGGACGTTCCGAGCGGCTCGCCGATCTTTGCCTGCATCTCCTCGGGGGTCATGTTCGCCTCTCCATATATGGAAGAATGGCGATTAGATGGCGCATCGCAAGCCCTAGCGCAACGCGGGTGCCTTTGCCGTTACGGCATTGCCCGAAGGGCGCTTGCCGTCAGCGCCGATACCGGGGCTGCGCTTGTCCTTGACCGGCGAATCGACCCGGTTGAGATAGGTCCACAAGCCGCACTGGAGCCCGATCAGCATCAGCACGAAGGGCTGGAACGCGATCCCGACGAACAACGCGCCGACTAGGTAGATCAGTTGCGCCTGTTGCAGCGCGTCGGCGAGCGGCGCCTTCCACGCATCTTCCGGGCGCGGTGTGCCGGCCCGGTCATCTGCCCTGGCGCGCTTGACGTAACGCCGGCGGAGCTTCTCCATCTGCCAGACGCCGGCGGCGTGGAGCCACAGCCACAAGGTCAGGCCGGGCCAGCCCTGCTCGCCAAGCATCTCGAAATAGGCCGAGTGATAGGCGCGCGCCTTGTCGGTCACGCTCTGCACCGAGGACTCGGTCAGGCCTCTGCCCCGATCGACGGTGACCGGCTTGTCGTAGGTGAAGCTGTTCTGGAGGAAGGCGTTGAACCCGCCGCCGAACGGGTGGTGCTTCACATAATCGAGCGTCCAGCGCCACACCGCGACGCGGGTCGAAGCGGATTCGTCGGAATCATGCGTCTCGATCGTGCCCATGCGCGCGGTGAAGCTCGACGGCAGGAACGGGATCGACACCAGAAGAGCGCAGACGCCCAGCCCGATATAGAGCCCGCGACGCTTGATCGTGCGCAGCAGCAGCACACCGAGCACACCGATGCAGATCAGGCCGGTGCGCGCCTCGGTCCCGACCGGGATCAGCAGGCAGGAGAAGATCAGCGCCCCGGCGAACACGCGTACGCGCCAATTGGGCGGGAAGATGGTGCCGAAGCGCGCGAGCCACAGGATCACGGGGATGATCGCGATCGCGACGCAGGAGATGGTCGAGCTTTCGTAGAGTCCGGTGTTGTCGTTGACGAAGAAATACAGCACGCCGTAGCCGCCGCCGCCGGCCGCGGTCTTGATCCCGCCCGAGATGATGATCGCCGCGGCCGACAATGTCATCGTCAGCACCGCCGCCTCGATCCTCAGTCGCGTACGCAGGGTCAGCGGCAGGAACATCGCGAACACCAGCGCCTTCCACACCCACGCCCATTTCTCGAGTGCTTCCTTCGGGAAATCGGCGTTGAGCGTGGTCACCGCGCAATAGGCGAAAAGCACCACCATCAGCCCCTGGCGGAAGGTAAAGCGGCTGCCCTGCTTGCTGTCGGCGAGGGCCCATCCGGCAAACGCCGCGACGAAGGCGATCAACGACACCGGCAGGATCGGCATCAGCGTCCAGCCGATCTTCTGGGGCGCGACGATGTCGATGTAGAGATAGGCGAGCACCCAGATGAACGGCCGCCGCAGGCCGAGCGCGAGCAGCCCCATCACGAACAGGAACAGGAAGGCGTCAAGCATCGGGGCCGGACTCGGGCGCAGCTTGAACGGGAGCGCGCCGGTTCCTGAGCCACGGCTTGGCCAAGCCCTTCGACTTGCTCTCCTCGCTATCGAGATCGGCGCGCGACAACAGCCGCCAGGCGGCAAGCGCCAGCAGCCCGTGGGTCAGGGCAATCGCGAAATAATCGATCATGCCGCCGCCCTAGCACCGGCCGGTTGACGCGCCGTTAAGCTAGTTCTGGCTAAAGCGCGGCCCATGACGCGGATTCTGCACGTCCTCGACCATTCGCTGCCGCTGCACAGCGGCTACACCTTCCGCACGCGCGCAATCCTGAAGGCGCAGCAGGCGGCGGGTTACGAAGTGCGCGGGATCACCGGCCAGCGGCATCTCGCGCCCGGCCCGGAGCTCGAGACGATCGACGGCATCGTGTTCCACCGCACCCCCGGAACCGCACATGGGCCGGCAGGCCTGCGCGAATGGCGCGAGATCGGGGCACTGGCGAAAGCGATCGAGGCGCTAGCCCGCCACTGGCGTCCCGACATTATCCATGCCCATTCGCCCGCGCTCTGCGGCCTCGCGGCCCGGCGCGCGGTGCGGAAACTCGGCGTCCCGTTCGTCTATGAGATCCGGGCCTTCTGGGAGGACGCGGCGGTCGGCAATGGCAACGGCACCGAGGGCTCGCTCAAATACCGGCTGACCCGGGGGATGGAGAACCGTGTGGTCGCCGGCGCGGATGCGGTGATGACGATCTGCGCGGGGTTGAAAGACGACCTCGTCGCGCGCGGCTTCGACGCTGGCAAGATCACGCTTTCGCCCAATGGGGTCGATCTCGGCCTGTTTGGTCAGCCGCTGCCGCGCGACGACCTGCTCGCCGCCGAACTCGGCCTCGGCAAAGACGATCCGGTGATCGGCTTCATCGGCAGCTTCTACGACTACGAAGGGCTGGACGATCTGATCGCCGCGATGCCCGCGCTCACCGCCGCGCAGCCGCAAGCGAAACTGCTGCTGGTCGGCGGCGGCCCGGTCGAGGCGGCGCTCAAGGCGCAGGTCGAAGCATCGCCTGCGCGCGACGCGATCATCTTCACCGGGCGCGTGCCGCACGGCGAGGTCGAGCGCTATTATTCGCTGTGCGACGTAATGGCCTATCCGCGCAAGGCCAGCCGGCTGACCGAGCTGGTCACGCCGCTCAAGCCGCTCGAAGCGATGGCCCAGGGCAAGATCGTTGCGGCTTCGGACGTCGGCGGCCACCGCGAGCTCGTCACCCACGGG
Coding sequences within it:
- a CDS encoding DUF5935 domain-containing protein, whose product is MLDAFLFLFVMGLLALGLRRPFIWVLAYLYIDIVAPQKIGWTLMPILPVSLIAFVAAFAGWALADSKQGSRFTFRQGLMVVLFAYCAVTTLNADFPKEALEKWAWVWKALVFAMFLPLTLRTRLRIEAAVLTMTLSAAAIIISGGIKTAAGGGGYGVLYFFVNDNTGLYESSTISCVAIAIIPVILWLARFGTIFPPNWRVRVFAGALIFSCLLIPVGTEARTGLICIGVLGVLLLRTIKRRGLYIGLGVCALLVSIPFLPSSFTARMGTIETHDSDESASTRVAVWRWTLDYVKHHPFGGGFNAFLQNSFTYDKPVTVDRGRGLTESSVQSVTDKARAYHSAYFEMLGEQGWPGLTLWLWLHAAGVWQMEKLRRRYVKRARADDRAGTPRPEDAWKAPLADALQQAQLIYLVGALFVGIAFQPFVLMLIGLQCGLWTYLNRVDSPVKDKRSPGIGADGKRPSGNAVTAKAPALR
- a CDS encoding glycosyltransferase, exosortase A system-associated, translating into MTRILHVLDHSLPLHSGYTFRTRAILKAQQAAGYEVRGITGQRHLAPGPELETIDGIVFHRTPGTAHGPAGLREWREIGALAKAIEALARHWRPDIIHAHSPALCGLAARRAVRKLGVPFVYEIRAFWEDAAVGNGNGTEGSLKYRLTRGMENRVVAGADAVMTICAGLKDDLVARGFDAGKITLSPNGVDLGLFGQPLPRDDLLAAELGLGKDDPVIGFIGSFYDYEGLDDLIAAMPALTAAQPQAKLLLVGGGPVEAALKAQVEASPARDAIIFTGRVPHGEVERYYSLCDVMAYPRKASRLTELVTPLKPLEAMAQGKIVAASDVGGHRELVTHGKTGILFPADDPAAAAAALAQLLAERGEWDAYRTAGRAHVAQNHDWARNVFRYRDVYQALLDFDLREKMAAAA
- a CDS encoding MaoC family dehydratase; this encodes MTPEEMQAKIGEPLGTSEWLLIDQEMIDKFADATGDHQFIHVNPAMAAMTPFGGTIAHGFLTLSLIPVLTEKSDIQRPDGIKMALNYGGNRVRFLQPVRSGRQVRAQFKLVGMAEKRPGQWEQTVEITLEIEGESKPGYVAEWISLLYF
- a CDS encoding acetyl-CoA C-acyltransferase — encoded protein: MRDAVIVSTARTGIGRAYKGGFNATPGATLGSYSLKPALERAGVDGAEIDDLVWGCALPQGTQTPNIARLVALRSGLPVTVPGMTIDRQCGSGLMGIATAAKQVIVDGMDVVAAGGQESISLVQTKDFRLDFDRELIAMKNETYMPMLQTAEVVAQRYGISRERQDKYALQSQQRVAAAQAAGRFDDEIVPVTTKMSVTDKQTGETSQREVTIAKDEGNRPETTIEVLAGLNPVVPGGVITAGNASQLSDGSSACILMEAKRAEQRGLQPLGRYVAMAVAGTEPDEMGVGPVFAVPKLLERTGIRMDDIGLWELNEAFAVQVLYCRDKLGIPNELLNVNGGSIAIGHPYGMTGARCTGHALIEGKRRGAKYVVVTMCIGGGQGAAGLFEVF